From the Geotrypetes seraphini chromosome 8, aGeoSer1.1, whole genome shotgun sequence genome, the window aggtccgtaccgagggctccgtcggtgacgtcacccatgtgttaagaatatctgcctgctgtccctggatagcacctgttacggtaagtaactgtgctttttgtatgataagaacataagaacataagcaatgcctctgctgggtcagaccagaggtccatcgtgcccagcagtctgcacacgcggcggcccaacaggtccaggacctgtgcagaatcctctatctatacccttctatccccttttccagcaggaaattgtccaatcctttcttaaacccctgtactgtactctgccctattacgccctctggaagcgcattccaggtgtccaccactcgttgggtaaagaagaacttcctagcattcgttttaaatctgtcccctttcaacttttccaagtgtcctcttgttcttttatttttcgaaagtttgaagaatctgtccttctctactctctctatgcccttcatgatcttataagtctctatcatatcccctctaagtctcctcttctccagggaaaagagacccagtttctccaatctctcagcgtatgagaggttttccatcccttttatcaagcgtgtcgctctcctctgaaccctctcgagtaacgccatatccttcctaaggtacggagaccaatattggacgcagtattccagatgcgggcgcaccatgaTGATGTGTGTTTGTGTAGCTTTTTCACTTTATTTAAAAGGCACCATTAATTGCTACATGAAGAAAATCATTGTCCTCTGTTTCTAAAGGATTctctgtctagatcagtggtctcaaactcaaaccctttgcagggccacattttggatttgcgagtatttggagggcctcagaaaaaaagagttaatgtcttattaaagaaatgataattttgcatgaggtaaaactctttatggtttatatctctttccttttggctaagtcttaataataatattctaatttatagttaaagagacatatgatcaagaaactgttttattttacttttgtgattatgataaacataccgagagcctcaaaattgTACCTGGTGGGTCGCATATGGCCCctaggccgcaagtttgagaccactggtctatatgaAACCGGTTACAAACTAGCCAAAAggcccacagagagaagatgtagGAGCAGGATTAGAGTCTGCATTTCCAGTTTGGTGCTTTCCCTACTAGGCTACTACCAGCTGTTTAAAATTTATAGCAGTTGTCTTTTTGATCCTCGAGCCCAAGTACAAGCCGGGTAGACCATAAgctctttatctgctgtcgttttttctgtttgtttctaaTGGATACTGTGGTAGTAGTGGTTGCGAGTCTTTTATGTTTGTTACAGTTTTCCTTAggttttctgttttctgattgTGTTACTAGGAGTTGTACCTGCTCTGGGGGTTCTCATTTTCTTCTATGATAATGGAATTGCCCTTAGGTATTTGAGGTGAGGTTGTATTTTTCTTGGAAGCAATGATTTGGGGGCAATAGTCCTTTTTTGGTTTGAGAACATGCAAAAGAAAGCAAAAGCTGTGAAACAAGCCAAAAATTAAAGAAATGAATCACTCCTCTTTAACATAAACTATTACAGAGGAAAAAGAATGATTGATGAACATTTGTCAAGGAAGCTCTTCTTGACACCCACAATGAGGGTACACCCCCCACTCTTCCATATTCGCAGGTTTAGGATTCACGAATTAGGTTATTTGTGAGTCTCTAAACCGCCCCACCTCCGGGACctctctccacaccttacttttaaaaCCTGCTGGTGAAgcgggacaggagcaatctttctacgctcctgccccatgcagagccgcaaacaaaaatggctgctctGAGTTTTCACTATAGTCTCGCGAAACCACAGGAACTCAGGCAGTCATTTTTGTTCATGGCTCTGCATGGGtcaggaatgtaggaagatcgctctacttcaccgctagaccaccaggctttgaAAGTAAGGCATGGTGAGGTCCAGGTTGCGGGAATGGTTCAGAGGTGCccctaaagttattcacaaatttttctTGTTTGCGAGGGGGCTGTGCCCCAAACCCCACAAATATGGAGAGGGAAGTGTACTTAAAACTGTAAGTGCTGGGATGATGCACACTAACTCCCAAATTTTGTATATGGCGCCTTACGTTGTGCGTGAAAATCAGTGCACACAGTTGATCTATGTGCACAACTTACTGTTTTAACAAGGCTAATCAGTGCCAGTAATTGGGAATTAACACCTCATATTAACattagcactaattagaagttatgtgcacaacttagtaggcgcattctataaagtgctctgtgtcagttctagtgtgtgaatctgaaaagaggtgtggccaggggatgaagtgggcattcctaaaatttatgcGCCCCAAATTAGGTGCTGATATTTGGATCTGGTTTTCCTTgacctaaatgggtgcacctaaaagttatgacGCACTGGTTCTTAGTGCGATTCTATAAGatatgttttgattttttttttttttttaaatgattttaataCATTTGTATACTTCTTCTCTAACACTCACAGCGGTTCACAGAAATTACACACAGATTGTCAGAAATTGCTCTGTTATCATAATGTTCTTTCTAAAACCAGCATACGCATGATCAAAACTTCTGCTCAAACATCTGGAGAATAAGCCTTGAGAAATAACAGAGCACTTTTCAGGGTGGATTTAATTTAAATCACTAggcagaaagacttgatttaaattgtGGTTTTTTAGACTAATTCTTTgtggtataatcttaatatttacaaccagatgtCAGCGTAGGCCAGTTCTTAATATACTGTTCAAAACAGTTCCATCTAACATCCTGTGGGAGTGTTAGTTTGGTTTCACCTattcttttcagagctgctgctgcaaaatgattgttattatggaagtatttagcaatttcaatgacattagtctttatttctgggaTACTAAGGTATTTGGCTTGGTATtctcttctaaatttcttcttATCTTGGATACATTTGCAACATTGTCTGTGACTAAACTGCATATTAGACACttgaatttttgttcacattttattatGGCTTTTGGAGCTACTTCCTGTGTGTGTATGCCTTCAATTCAACCCTTGGCTGCATGCAttttgttcacattttattatGGCTTTTGGAGCTACTTCCTGTGTGTATATGCCTTTAAGTCAACCCTTGGCTACACGCATAGtgaggaatcctccctgtgatATTTCAAGGAAGAGTACAGTTGTGGTTTGCCATTGTCTTCTTCTGTACAGCACTAAGTTGCTGCTGCCACCCAATATAGGGCCCTGTAACCTACAGCACCTAGTATTCCCCAGTGGtcccccatccaggtactagccaggcctgaccctgcttagctttcCTGTAAGTatcattaattatttctgtaagaAAAATGCTCCCTTCTTCTGTTGTTATATAAGTACATTGTGGACATTATTCCACCCATCAAGACTTACAAAAAAACGTAAACATTTCATGAATATATAGCCTCATGctgcataattaaaaactaatccttatttcatgatgaataacttttggaccaTAATGTATCTTAAACAGAAACCTAtctttttcctcaaaaaagcattttattaaaaaaacaaaatccttgatttttatccaccctgctaccttttatagaatgacACTGAATTTTTACAAGACATATACAAGggggcactgaaaagttctcagcccaaccaaccaacttcttaaattctgagcgttattttgccactgtagttgaaaagcgtgttttcttatttcgttaagtgccaattggttgaaatgaaattctatgttttgacagtgtttcagatcattgattgaaccatatccatatcattctcttcttcgcTGGGCTGAGAACctatcagcaccccctcatatagaATATAATCAGTTCTATAATGACAGTTCTGTGTAGAACTGCCTCGTAAGAATACCAGTTTAAGGCAGCAGTTTCACACCTAACTTTAGCCATTTCAAAGATTGGTATAGGTGCTTGCATCTAACTATTGGCAATTAGGCACCTAGCACTAGTATTctagggaatggggacttgtatactacctttttgtcactttggcatttcaaagcggtgggcattAAATTGGGCGCCCAGTTTTATAGAAGGAGGATTTGTTTTTTCAGTGTCCTTTTATCAGCTCTACTTCTGCTACCTCTATTAAGCCTACCTTCTTCTTTTCCTTTCACTGAGGTATAaaggtacataagaattgccgctactgggtcagaccagtggcccatcgtgcccagcagtccgctcacacggaggccccaaggtcaagaccagtgctccaaatgagtccagtctcaccagtttagcatgaacttgtccaactttgtcttgaaacacTGGAGGGTGTCTtcacctataacagactccagaagagcatcccagttttctaccactctctgggtgaagaaaaacttccttacgtttgtgcggaatctatcccctttcaactttagagagtgccctctcgttctccctaccttggagagggtgaacaacctgtccttatctactaagtctatccccttcagtaccttgaatgtttcgatcatgtcccctcaatctcctctgttcgagggagaagaggcccagtttctctaatctttcgctgtacggcaactcctccattcccttaaccatcttagtcgctctcttctctggaccctttcgagtactacCGTGTCCCTCTTCATGTACTGGCGACCAGTggtggatgcagtactccaggtgagggcgcaccatggcccagtacagcggcatgataaccctcctgatctgattcccttctttatcattcctagcattctgttcgccctgtaGGTTACTAAGGCTTTTCTGAtccaaaaaatatttctaataATTCCCTTTAAAGTGGGTTAACAAGGCAGTTACGCTACTTTTTATCCAATAAAGAGGATAATGCTCAACAGCTATTCACAAATGTAGTATTGAATTagcctaataaaaaaaaataataaagggaaCCATATACAACTTGTTTAACCCTGATTCCTATGTATCCTATTGCTTTTTAACCTTCTCATAAAGGCACATAGCTAGCCAATCAATTTtcccacaatgagtatgcatgagataggagaccccccttctttgcaaattcatctcatgtgTGTACATTgcaggaatcctgaaaacccaagtaGCTAGGTGTGCCTCCAGGAATGGATATGTAGAGCAGGGCTTTCCCACTCTAATGACACACCATCACCATCATTTGAACATTCAGAATAGTTACAGAGTATAGGCttgagaaatttggaaacttGGTTCATGCAAATTTTTCTTATATATTAAATATAGATAACCTGACAACCCAACTGGTAGATCATCAGGATAGGCTTGGAAAGATCTACTCCATAGGATGAAGGGACCTAAGGGGTTTCCAGAGCTCACGAATAAcgatgtttctatttttcttctaATGGTTAAAAGGCAACAGCAGTGAAAAGCTAGTGGTAATTTATTAAAAATCAGTAAACAACTTTTATAAACGGTGGAATTGATAAGTCCAAAGTTCTCAAAACGCTAGTGCATTAGCCCAACATATTTCAGCGACTAATGCTTGCATCAGGGAtagatttcaataaaaatatacagtacatcaATTGGATCCTTGAGCACAACCTTTGAAGTGTTAATAGATAGCCGCCTAGGTGGATCATTTGCCCAACTGATGCCTGTTTTTATTGAAATCTACCcctgatttaggggtgatcattagtgaagacatgaaaactgccaatcaggtggagaaagcttcatccaaggccagaCAGATGCTGagttgtatccatagaagttttgttagccggaagcccgaggtcataatgccattgtacagagccatggtgagacctcatcaggaatactgtgtacaattctggaggccacattaccgtaaggatgtgctgagagttgagtaggttcagcgaatggccaccaggatgggcTCGGGGCTCAAAggcctctcatacgaggaaaagcttgaacaaattgcagctatactctctcgaagaacgtagggagaggggagacatgattgagacatttaagtatatcactagccgtgtcgaggtggaagattatattttctttcttaaaggaccttcggccacaagagggcatccgctgaaaatcgggcgggagatttcatggcgacaccagaaagtatttcttcacagaaagtggttgaccattggaacaagctcccagagcaggtgatcatggccaacagcgtgcctgattttaagtatAAGTGGGATGCCCACATCGGATCTCTATGAGGGTAGTGTAAATGTGTTGCCGTCAGAGTgcgatctctaggagggtagttagggaggGTTAATAAAGTGGACAGACTCAATGGGCtatggtccttttctgccgtcattttctatgtttctatgatgcggGCATTAGCTGCCAAAACATGTTGGGCTAATGCACTAACTTGAGAACTTTGGACTTATCAAGTCCACTGTTTATAAGGTTGTTTGCAGATTTTTAATAAATTACTACTGAATTCACTGCTGCTGTGCATTTTTACCATTGAGATTGCAGCATTGAGATCTCTCTTCTGCTTATGATCTATTTTTCTTCTTACATAAAATATATCAGGTCCTCCACCAGCTCCAGGTTTGCATAAAGTAGAAACAGCACACAGCTGTGGAACAGAGATGGGGATGTGGAAATTACAGTGTTTATTAACACCTGCTCAAACAGCCCTTTAATAAGAGGACTGGCACAGTCACACTGGGATTAAAAGGAAGGGAcagagcagtggcatagcaagggtgagggttgcccctccccccgctccttcccttctctcgtacctctttaattttcctgccaCGAACACCATCACGAACTTGCCCGTGtcagtgttggctctccctctgatgttacttcctagaCATGGGACCTGGAATAGTTGTCAGGGAGAGAGCCGACACGAAGGAGGGCAGCaggtttgtgatgctgctcgtgccaggaaaaagaggtacgggggtagggaaggggtgtgtggcaGGGGGTTCAGGGaggagtggggggcagagaggaggatgggtactggcacccccaccaagatgatgCCTGGGGTGGACTACTCCAAACTATGCCACTGGGGCAGAGTACTGTATATCTGCAGGGCACTTTCAGCAACTAAGGGCTGGGTCTTGCAACAGCCTCCAGAGATGAAGATTTTGTTGTGGGCTTCTCTGGTGTACTAGTAGTAACGTTTTATGTGTACATgcattatctctgtctttagcagaTATGTCAAAAGTCTGAAATTTAGGGTGCGCCAAGGGCTCTATACCTAATGCTTTGAAGCACAGTCCCAAGTAGACATCATCAATAGGGAAAAAGACTATATAATGGGAAACTAAATACAACAATTTAGCCAAATGCCCGGTGAAGATAAAGCCCCCACCTCCAGCATAGGCTGGATATGGGCCAGAATAATATGACTCCGGGATGTAATATTTGCTGTTGCGCTTTCGGAAGGGCAAAGCATTTGTAATAATGTGCCCCATATAAAGGGCCTCAGCTATTGGATACGTCAGAGAATGCAGGTAGTTGACGATGGCCATTGTGTTGGCAAAGACGTCATCATCACCTTTAAAGATAAAATGAGCATCTTGGCAGTACTCTGTAGTCCACTTCAAAAATAAGTTATCCTTCAATGTCAAGTTGAAGAAAGAGTCATGAAAGTCCCATTGGAGAATATCCTGGAACCGCTGGCCCTCAAATAGAAGGAGGTGCTGCAAGTTTGGCTCAAAGTCCCCATTTCTCATTCCCAAAAGAAAGACTCTTCGGACCCAGAGATTTCCATATGCAGTTTCTCTGCCCCAAGTCTCCCTGACTGCTTGTCTATTAATGAAGTTTTGGGGCATGGACTTGATGGCAAGTAGTAAGAATATTTGGTTCCCAGCACACTTTTTGGGTTGGTTAATCACTAGGGGGAACTGATGGCAGTTACTGTACAAGAGGAACTGCTTATATAGGTCTGGATAGGAGTCAAAGTTGCTGATCTCTTTGGTCACGCCTGGGTTGGCTCCACAACTCATGGAGACATTGGCTCCACTCTCCAGCTGTTGGAACATCTCATGCTGTTTTCTGTTCCAATAGGCATCAACTACTGGGATTTTCTTCCTCAGTTCCTGGGAAAGGTTGAGCAGCAGAGTCCTGTATCCATCATCTTCTAACAAATCTTTCTCTGTCCCCATGAAAGACAATCTGTTCATGGCAGAAAGCTTCCACTCCAATTTGGATCGATGAAATGGAAGTTCTGACGGGGGTAGGTTATCAGTGCTCCAGTCAATGAAAAGTTTCATGGCCAAGAGCATGAAGAGAGCGCAAATGAAGGGTAACCATTTGGGGCATCTCATTGCCTCTCTTCCCAACAAAATCTGCAGCAAGAAACAACATAGACTTGTGCCTTTTCAACCATTAGTTTGCCTTGCTGTAACATGAATATAAACAAAGACAGTAATTATAATTAGTTAATATAGAATTTATAActtacactccccccccccccccaattctggtATATTTTCTGGCTATGGAGAATGACCAAATGTATAGAATTCCTTTTCCATGTTTTCAGGGGATTCTGTAGATTAGGAGAGGATGGTTCTGTCCCTAATTTCTATATGACTATGAGGAAATTGTAACTGATACGTGTGGCAGTGATTAAAACACAGATGttgcatattttttaaattttattagaacttttttaaaaagtcaCATAACCACAGTAATTCAGGaaataagtaaatataaaaagaaataaaatattatCCACTGTAAAATAAtagttagaaacatgatggcaaataaaggccaaatagcccacctagaaccaggcagacttctatagtctgagctctgaaaatggcaaggataaATCAAGATCAAGAATGACATCATATCTTATGCTACGTGTTTATCttgttggacagactagatgggactaaccatacaggtctttatctgctgtcatctactatggcactgtgtttccccaaaaataagacagtgtcatattaattttgggtccaaaaaatgcactagggcttattttctggggatgtcttattttttatgtacaacaatcatctctcccactctaccccaattcttcctctttcctttctcccctccatatgcagcatcattcctcccctctcgcccatccccttgtgcagcagatccCTACCGACCCTCCccccatgagactgacatacctccgctccgaggcctcctaaagcagcaaggGTGGGGTTCACTGAATCGAGTCCAATTTTTTcggcaaattgggcagcactagtgtcagggatggagtcggggacatttgggaggcaggggtcgatcttaactagggcttattttgggggtagggcttatattaggagcatctttaaaaatcatgctagggcttattttcggggaaacggtATATAGTACTTCATTTATCCACAATAATCTGGGAAAATCtaaacacaaaagagaaaaaggaaagaacagaAATTGCATAGTTATTAGTTTCTAATACTGCTTTTCTGGGTAGGAGAAAGGAAGTCATTCCTGTTAGGTTATTTGTACACAAAGGCAGACGGATGAGTGAATGCATATGAAAACAGATATCTAATAAGTCTGATCAGTGACTTTACTGTGACAAGATAGATGTGCATTATAGTCAAATTATATAGTGATTAATTTCAGAAAATGTACTGCTCTAGGGCTCCTTGAATATCTACTAATGTGAAAATGCTGCACAGAGGGTGGGGCACTTCAAAAAGCAGGGCTGAATATTTAATTACTTATAaatgattcacaaaacaaaataGCTTCCCCATAACACTATAATTGCCTCACACAGCAGTGTTTCGCTTCTGCTAAGGTTCAATAGATATTTGTTGTATTATCTTTGCTGCTTTATATCTATCCCTCCTCTTTCAAGCTTCTTTTACTGTACTGTTAGCAAAGGGAGCAGAGTTGACAGAGTCAAACAGTGTATGAAACTGAATTGAAGGGTGAGATTACAATACAATGAGGTAACTAGTTAGAAGGAAACTCAAAGGAGCAGTTTAACAAAGATTAAAAGGCTGCAGGAGCCatgaaaagtatttaaaataccATTTTGGAAGCCCAGGCAAAATGAATTTCACAAAGTGAAAAAGACTGAAGAAAAATAAGTGTCTGCCAGAGTGACAAGTTCTGCAAAAGATATTATTAAAGCCAAAAAGGGCACCTTAAAAAACAGAAAGCAGGATcatagaggggaaaaaaaagcactGGCAAAACTCGTACGTGTAAAACATTGATACAGCAAGCCGAGAGAATTTGAGGAGAGACTTGGCAAAAACACTAAAGCTAGTAATAAAATGCTTTTCAACAAGAAACCTGTGGCATTAGACAGCtggtggaggagggaggagaaggacactCCAATGAAGATAAAGCCATAGATGACAACCTAAATGTAATATTTGCTTAAGTATTTATGGTGGAGGATGTTGGGAACGTATTAATGTTGCTGATTGTCAAAACAACAGGTCATATAGATCAGCCTACGAAACATATCTGAGCTTCAGACACAATTGCAGATCAAGATGTCAATTGAAGCGTATACTAAACAAAGTGCAGAATTTCAATAAACTATGATCAGCTTAAAGTGACACTCCATAGAGGTATCCCTGCTTTACCTTTTGGAGGCTTTAGGCCTTGCTCAGGCCATGAACCATCTTTTCTCTCCAGAAGCATTATAGATCCCGCCTTGGGCTTGTTTACAGGCTATATGTAAGTTCACAGCTAAAGTTATCCACTGGCACTGGACCTCACTtgtagtggcgtagcgagggtaagaggcaccccttcccccatttgctccttccctgccccctcctgccacatgtgcataccccttcccttcccccgtacctctttaacgtttgcgacgcgagcagcaaccccaacctgctgcttgcaccagcattgcctcttcctctaacgtcacttcctaggcgtgggtccaggaagagatgtcagaagaagagctgacGCTAGTGTGAACAGCaggctggggttgctgcttgcgccgggaacgctaaaaaggtacaggggaagggaagtagcGTGCATGCAAGGAAGGaggagggcggagaggaggacaggtgctggcgTCCCCACTAAGATGGCTcccagggtggtccaccccgcccttactacgccactgctcattTGTTACAGTGAATATGTGGAGGAGCGAGCTTCACATGCACTGGTTCTATTATCATTTTGCTGGGACTTTCGGTCTCACCAGAGGATTCATCAATAAGCCTATTCACTATTCCTCACTGGCCCATGTGTGTCACCTGTGCATGGCAAGAGGGAGACGTGAGCAAACTGAACTCAGTAGAGTTTGGACTTGGAGGACTTCAGATCTGTACTTGGAGAGTTTGGTTCAGACCTCAGAGGAAGAAGGACCTTTCACGGGTGTCTGGCACGCAACATAGGATGGAGAgagactagggttgccagattttccaattggaaaacccGGACCCCTAGATTCACCccccagacccgcccagttcAGCCCAGTAACGCCCTAATCCCGTCCTAGTCCCGC encodes:
- the B3GNT8 gene encoding UDP-GlcNAc:betaGal beta-1,3-N-acetylglucosaminyltransferase 8, with translation MFQQLESGANVSMSCGANPGVTKEISNFDSYPDLYKQFLLYSNCHQFPLVINQPKKCAGNQIFLLLAIKSMPQNFINRQAVRETWGRETAYGNLWVRRVFLLGMRNGDFEPNLQHLLLFEGQRFQDILQWDFHDSFFNLTLKDNLFLKWTTEYCQDAHFIFKGDDDVFANTMAIVNYLHSLTYPIAEALYMGHIITNALPFRKRNSKYYIPESYYSGPYPAYAGGGGFIFTGHLAKLLYLVSHYIVFFPIDDVYLGLCFKALGIEPLAHPKFQTFDISAKDRDNACTHKTLLLVHQRSPQQNLHLWRLLQDPALSC